The genomic segment GCGTCTGGTGCACTGGGCACCGATGGGACTCTGGTTTGGTCTCTTGACTACTTTCGGATGGCGGCGAGCATTTCATCCGCCACTATTGTTTATTTCAGTCGGACTGCCCCTTGGCACGTTCATCGTGACAAGGGTTTTACGCGGGAAGCGCCGCGTCGTGTCGAACCGCGTTTGAAAATTCACACTGCAGGGGTTCCCCGGGTCTCCGGTTTTGGGACCTGGGAAACCACAGACTCACCCCAGCCCTCCGAATTACTTTTGAATATCAGAGTCCCAGCGCACTCAACCCAGGATGATCATCCGGCCTCCTGCCGAGCGGCCAGTGAAACTTCCGATCGGAAGCCTTGATCGGGAGTTCGTTAATGCTGGCATGCCGCGCAGACATCAATCCATTCTCATCGAATTCCCAATTCTCATTACCGTAGGCGCGGAACCAGTTGCCCGAATCGTCATGGCACTCGTAGGCAAAGCGCACCGCGATCCGATTCTCACGAAATGCCCATAGTTCCTTGATCAGGCGGTAGTCCAACTCTCGGATCCATTTCCGAGTGAGAAAACCAACGATCTGTTCTCTTCCCGTTGGAAACTCCGCTCGATTTCGCCATCGCGAGTCAGGAGTGTAGGCGAGAGAAACCTTCTCCGGGTCTCGCGTGTTCCACGCATCTTCAGCCAGGCGGACCTTCTGGATCGCAGTCTCCAACGTAAACGGAGGCAGAGGGGGACGTGAAGACATCAGGTGTGCTCCTTCCCATTCGGGGTGAACTTCAGTTTCCAGTTCGGACGCGCGCCTTCTCCAATTCCTGGCGCAATGCCTGATTCTCTTTTTCGAGAACGTCAATCCGTTCCTCGATCCCGTGGACAGCCTCGCGAATCTCTTCGGCGGTATACCGCGGAGTTATGTGCTGGGGACAATTCCAGTCATAGGCGTCAACGTGAATGAGGAACACCCGCTCAATCACCGCCTTGTATCCCGGCATCCGGACGCGTTCGATCCATTCGCTCGCTGCTTCTCCTTCAAGCACATCGACACGCCCCAGAATCTTGAGCCGCGCCTGGCGGGGATAGTCGACCAGGATCATGGCCACCCTGTTATCGGTGAGCAAATTTCCTGTACTGATGAACTGCTTGTTGCCCCGGAAGTCACCCAATGCCAGCGTGTGATCGTCGACCACCTTGAGAAATCCTTTTGGGCCGCCGCGATGTTGAACGTACGGCCATCCCGTTGCGCCTATCGTCGCCCAGTAAAAGCTGTCCCGCTCAGCGAGGAACTCGATCTCAAACTCGGTTAGGTGAGCGGAGGAGTCATCCGATTTCGAGAACCTCTCATACTGTCGTCGACTGCCGTATCGCTCCTGGAGTTCTTTGACGACCGGCGTGAACAGCAGCGAACCAAAGCTCATAACACCTCACGGGATCGGGGCAGGGAAGATGGCCCCGGTCTAACAGCGCGAAATGCCGCGTATCGAGAAGATGCGT from the Occallatibacter riparius genome contains:
- a CDS encoding pyridoxamine 5'-phosphate oxidase family protein; the protein is MSFGSLLFTPVVKELQERYGSRRQYERFSKSDDSSAHLTEFEIEFLAERDSFYWATIGATGWPYVQHRGGPKGFLKVVDDHTLALGDFRGNKQFISTGNLLTDNRVAMILVDYPRQARLKILGRVDVLEGEAASEWIERVRMPGYKAVIERVFLIHVDAYDWNCPQHITPRYTAEEIREAVHGIEERIDVLEKENQALRQELEKARVRTGN
- a CDS encoding nuclear transport factor 2 family protein; the protein is MSSRPPLPPFTLETAIQKVRLAEDAWNTRDPEKVSLAYTPDSRWRNRAEFPTGREQIVGFLTRKWIRELDYRLIKELWAFRENRIAVRFAYECHDDSGNWFRAYGNENWEFDENGLMSARHASINELPIKASDRKFHWPLGRRPDDHPGLSALGL